From the genome of Scytonema hofmannii PCC 7110, one region includes:
- a CDS encoding ABC transporter ATP-binding protein: protein MANFRDILNYFRPYWSVSAFSIAATSMYEVIDLVVPYAIGQILNVLSNQPLDRILQDAIANLSNLIDYPVSKPLELGALLGLIFLVTVVRAPTQPWLSSWFHWDIALKARQVQSQTAIEKILTLPLEFYDENNPGRIAGRVARGIANHTWTYPEIAGQLLPKLFRVLAIFVFIWFVEWRIAILYLISFIVILGFSLKKLQRLIWHDNLLDKYMEDTESRTSEIISNIKTVKAFATEAKELKRQNVRLSRELKLVEYRIHKGYVKLQTWQRTVIQFCVFTVLGLTLAATLNGKISLGHFVMTLTLSSMAYAELEPISTLAEVFARRYTSMIRFHDFLKEPSGVDSEGLLEEQNVADNPYRFTGKLEFSHINFAYDSDRPVLQDINLLIEPYQTVALVGRSGSGKSTLVKLLLRYFEPQAGKILIDGEDIRTLNVGNYRRRLAIVHQEVDIFNGTLLDNLIYGNPNASFEQVEEACKIARLDEVVQQLSKGYYTVVGERGVRLSGGQRQRVGIARALLVEPDVLVFDEATSSLDYESERSIQLAMRSILGTRTTIIIAHRLSTVREADKIVVLDQGKIVEVGNHHELLHRQGIYHRLHSLQETGELVG from the coding sequence ATGGCTAATTTTCGAGATATTCTCAACTACTTTCGTCCCTACTGGTCGGTTAGCGCTTTTAGTATCGCAGCAACCAGTATGTATGAAGTCATTGATTTGGTGGTACCTTATGCTATTGGGCAAATTTTAAACGTTTTGTCCAACCAACCATTAGATAGAATCCTTCAAGACGCGATCGCAAATCTGTCAAACCTTATCGACTACCCAGTAAGTAAACCTTTAGAGTTAGGAGCATTACTGGGTTTAATTTTTCTGGTTACAGTGGTGAGAGCACCAACGCAGCCTTGGTTGAGCAGTTGGTTTCACTGGGATATAGCCTTAAAGGCGCGTCAGGTGCAGAGCCAAACAGCCATAGAAAAGATTCTTACCTTACCTTTAGAATTTTATGATGAAAACAACCCCGGACGTATTGCCGGACGGGTAGCAAGAGGAATTGCCAACCACACTTGGACTTACCCTGAAATCGCCGGACAGTTACTTCCCAAGCTGTTTCGGGTATTGGCTATCTTTGTGTTTATCTGGTTTGTTGAGTGGCGGATTGCAATTTTGTATCTGATCTCCTTTATCGTGATTCTAGGCTTCAGCTTAAAGAAATTGCAGAGGCTGATTTGGCACGATAACTTACTAGATAAGTACATGGAAGATACAGAAAGCCGCACTTCTGAGATTATCAGCAATATCAAAACAGTGAAAGCTTTTGCAACTGAAGCAAAAGAGTTAAAGCGGCAAAATGTAAGGTTATCGCGTGAATTAAAACTTGTTGAATACCGCATTCACAAGGGTTACGTAAAACTGCAAACTTGGCAAAGAACTGTCATTCAGTTTTGTGTATTTACAGTCTTGGGTTTGACTTTAGCAGCGACACTCAATGGGAAAATTAGTCTCGGTCACTTTGTCATGACACTCACGTTGTCTAGCATGGCATACGCCGAGCTAGAACCTATCAGCACATTAGCAGAGGTTTTTGCTCGCCGTTATACATCAATGATACGGTTCCACGATTTTCTTAAAGAACCTTCGGGAGTTGATTCAGAAGGTTTACTAGAAGAGCAAAATGTTGCAGACAATCCCTATAGATTTACTGGAAAACTGGAATTTTCGCATATCAACTTTGCATATGATAGCGATCGCCCAGTTTTGCAAGACATCAATCTCTTGATTGAGCCATATCAAACAGTCGCGTTGGTAGGGCGTTCTGGTTCTGGTAAATCGACTTTAGTGAAATTGTTACTGCGGTATTTTGAACCTCAAGCAGGTAAGATTCTGATTGACGGTGAGGATATACGCACTCTGAATGTAGGGAACTATAGGCGGAGACTGGCGATCGTTCACCAAGAAGTCGATATTTTCAACGGAACTTTATTGGATAACCTGATTTATGGAAATCCCAATGCTAGTTTTGAGCAAGTTGAAGAAGCCTGCAAAATAGCCAGACTTGATGAAGTTGTGCAGCAACTTTCTAAAGGATATTACACAGTTGTAGGAGAGAGAGGCGTGAGACTCTCCGGCGGACAAAGACAGCGTGTGGGGATTGCTAGAGCGTTGTTAGTAGAACCAGACGTGCTGGTGTTTGACGAAGCCACCTCCAGCTTGGACTATGAGTCAGAACGTTCAATTCAGTTAGCAATGCGCTCAATTTTGGGAACCCGCACCACAATAATTATTGCCCACCGACTGAGTACAGTACGGGAAGCAGATAAGATTGTGGTTTTAGACCAAGGAAAAATAGTGGAAGTCGGAAACCACCACGAACTCCTGCATCGTCAAGGAATTTACCATCGCTTGCACTCCCTGCAAGAGACTGGGGAATTGGTTGGATAA
- a CDS encoding DUF6816 family protein: MRIIWVCCLVMLCLFWAGEAEGGELSERLVNFEHWEKLTSVQPAVGDLVYPEWMEGDWEVKSTLSDLAAPLAPNIVTPGFESNRQYLNKPISFKVRFVKAKMPATALKAIPVINNKSAAVVADRAFNGLNLARAYLSDAVLSVKVDPKTPNRQITFLRGERQLVSIISGRATETTGDGKFIGAEVFQQIFKGGGRPYFNIVESTTAYHKLDRLDSGSPAIEADQVTAVYLSPQDPSYFSAGSRPVALYRYRLEFFRNSDQ, translated from the coding sequence ATGAGAATCATTTGGGTTTGTTGCTTAGTTATGTTATGCCTTTTCTGGGCTGGGGAAGCAGAAGGTGGAGAATTATCTGAAAGGTTGGTCAATTTCGAGCATTGGGAAAAACTAACATCAGTACAACCAGCTGTAGGCGATCTGGTTTACCCAGAATGGATGGAAGGTGATTGGGAGGTGAAAAGCACACTTTCCGATTTGGCTGCACCTTTAGCACCCAATATCGTTACACCCGGATTTGAAAGCAATCGTCAGTACCTCAACAAACCCATAAGTTTCAAAGTGCGATTTGTTAAGGCAAAAATGCCTGCAACAGCGCTCAAAGCCATTCCTGTCATCAATAACAAGTCAGCAGCAGTCGTAGCAGATAGAGCTTTTAACGGTTTAAATTTGGCAAGGGCTTATCTAAGTGATGCTGTATTATCCGTCAAAGTAGATCCAAAGACGCCCAATCGTCAGATTACCTTTTTACGTGGCGAACGCCAGCTTGTTTCCATAATCAGTGGACGCGCCACAGAAACGACAGGTGATGGCAAATTCATTGGAGCAGAAGTGTTTCAACAAATATTTAAAGGTGGTGGGCGTCCTTACTTCAATATTGTTGAATCTACGACTGCATATCACAAATTAGATAGACTCGACTCTGGGAGTCCTGCGATCGAAGCAGATCAAGTCACTGCTGTTTACCTGTCACCGCAAGATCCAAGTTACTTCAGTGCTGGTTCTCGACCCGTTGCGCTCTATCGCTATCGGCTGGAATTTTTTCGTAACAGTGACCAGTGA
- a CDS encoding DUF4388 domain-containing protein, with the protein MSLSSSFTDFSLAELFQLIDQGRKSGCLTVCTLPDLQSPISKSQYFYIWFRQGKVVAAAHNLRGQELSSKIVKRGWANLNVIEKACNEAPTALPLGLLLKTESLLTAEQLNLLFANQLQKVRELFEIQQGVFKLDSKAALPLEEMTGLSLRATEVALMALRALKNWKALVDVLPNPSSSIKSISHAKPQIRLHACEWQVWEFANGSVSLDAIAKQINQPLALVQQATFRLMLAGLVEEVPILTSTTDLNDDSLNWDLIGDPELNRQKAKESEAFKINTSFLQNLVGFLKSKT; encoded by the coding sequence ATGAGTCTGTCTAGTTCTTTTACGGATTTTTCCTTAGCTGAATTGTTCCAACTGATTGACCAAGGACGAAAATCTGGTTGTTTAACAGTTTGTACCTTGCCAGATTTACAATCTCCTATTTCCAAATCTCAGTATTTTTATATCTGGTTTAGACAAGGGAAAGTCGTAGCTGCTGCCCATAACCTGCGCGGTCAGGAGTTAAGTTCTAAAATAGTTAAGCGAGGGTGGGCAAATTTGAACGTTATAGAAAAAGCTTGTAATGAAGCTCCCACAGCTCTACCTCTTGGTTTACTGTTGAAAACTGAAAGTCTATTAACTGCCGAGCAACTCAACCTGCTATTCGCAAACCAATTACAAAAAGTTCGTGAACTTTTTGAAATTCAACAAGGTGTGTTTAAACTTGATAGCAAAGCAGCTTTGCCTCTAGAAGAAATGACTGGATTAAGCCTGAGAGCAACAGAAGTGGCTCTTATGGCTTTAAGAGCATTAAAAAACTGGAAAGCGCTGGTGGATGTCCTCCCAAATCCTAGTTCATCTATCAAAAGTATTTCTCACGCTAAACCACAGATTCGCTTGCACGCTTGTGAGTGGCAAGTATGGGAATTCGCTAATGGGAGTGTTTCTTTGGATGCGATCGCAAAACAGATCAATCAACCCCTTGCTTTAGTCCAACAAGCTACCTTCCGGCTAATGCTTGCGGGTTTGGTGGAAGAAGTTCCCATACTGACATCAACCACAGATTTGAATGATGACTCTTTGAATTGGGACCTCATTGGCGATCCTGAATTGAACCGCCAAAAAGCGAAGGAATCAGAAGCATTCAAAATCAATACTTCATTTTTGCAAAATCTAGTGGGTTTTTTAAAGAGTAAGACTTGA
- a CDS encoding roadblock/LC7 domain-containing protein produces the protein MPLGKILNLLLVVLERISAKSAKLTDNLQTTEELPSTTTVEKTEVSAAIISDVSSFTEEDRSEIFEEKNAIAIAVSALQDELHNFVSGSAEVEGAIIISPDGMALASVLSPGMDEEGTAALSASMLSLGERIGSELARGAIDRVVVEGERGYGILVGCTQKAILLVLASSAAKQGILFLEIKQAVAKIAALLK, from the coding sequence ATGCCTCTGGGCAAAATTCTGAATCTACTGTTAGTAGTACTTGAAAGAATATCAGCCAAGTCCGCAAAATTAACAGACAATTTGCAAACCACAGAAGAGTTGCCCTCAACCACTACTGTGGAAAAGACAGAAGTCAGTGCAGCTATCATCTCAGATGTATCATCTTTTACAGAAGAAGATCGATCTGAAATATTTGAGGAAAAAAATGCGATCGCGATCGCAGTTTCAGCGCTCCAAGATGAGTTGCACAACTTTGTCTCTGGTAGCGCTGAAGTTGAAGGTGCGATTATTATTAGCCCTGATGGCATGGCATTAGCTTCTGTGTTGTCGCCAGGAATGGATGAAGAGGGTACTGCTGCTTTGTCAGCATCCATGCTTTCATTAGGAGAACGTATTGGAAGCGAACTTGCCCGTGGTGCTATCGATCGCGTTGTGGTGGAAGGCGAGAGAGGTTACGGAATCTTGGTGGGCTGCACTCAAAAGGCTATTTTGTTAGTGCTTGCTAGTTCTGCTGCTAAGCAGGGCATCCTGTTTCTGGAAATTAAACAAGCTGTTGCCAAAATAGCGGCTTTGTTGAAGTAA
- a CDS encoding protoglobin domain-containing protein yields MTLNPHAFMLTLEKRAGFTDADKALLKANADWGVKVAPEMTDHFYAYLARDEEMNAILHTGQERIHRLHETFIQWFQEMFTGIDNWGPGYADRRWKIGLVHVRLGIGPQHVVPAMATVIHEVGKQLQAEGQSEVLKDTLSRICMIDLAFIEQAYVEVSSAAVLQETGWTEGLFKRLIATGARSM; encoded by the coding sequence ATGACTCTAAACCCACATGCGTTTATGTTGACGCTAGAGAAGCGTGCTGGTTTTACAGATGCAGATAAAGCTTTGCTCAAAGCTAACGCAGATTGGGGAGTCAAAGTTGCCCCAGAAATGACCGACCACTTCTACGCCTACCTCGCACGAGATGAAGAAATGAATGCGATTTTACATACTGGACAAGAGCGGATTCATCGCCTTCATGAAACCTTTATACAATGGTTTCAAGAGATGTTTACAGGGATCGATAATTGGGGTCCTGGCTATGCAGACCGACGCTGGAAAATTGGTCTAGTTCACGTTCGTCTCGGAATTGGACCTCAGCACGTTGTTCCAGCAATGGCAACAGTGATACACGAAGTCGGCAAGCAGCTACAAGCTGAAGGTCAAAGCGAAGTTCTTAAAGATACTCTCAGTCGGATCTGTATGATTGACTTGGCTTTTATTGAACAAGCATATGTGGAAGTCTCTTCAGCAGCTGTTCTTCAAGAAACTGGTTGGACAGAAGGATTGTTTAAGCGCTTAATTGCGACTGGCGCACGTTCTATGTAA
- a CDS encoding GTP-binding protein produces MAILRIVVTGGVGAGKTSLIRTISEIEVVDTDKKATDEVGQLKEKTTVALDFGRLTIASNQSLHLYGTPGQLRFDFMWDILIAKAHAYILLVDAHRPDQIRFGRRILNFVNQQVQLPHIIGLTHTDCADAWDAEDVALALGFVDEHARPPIISVDATSKPSVAQALIALVQEIGNFYPGSNS; encoded by the coding sequence ATGGCAATCCTACGCATAGTAGTCACAGGAGGCGTAGGCGCAGGAAAAACGAGTTTGATTCGTACAATCAGTGAAATAGAAGTCGTGGATACTGATAAGAAAGCGACAGATGAAGTAGGACAACTGAAGGAAAAAACTACAGTTGCTCTAGATTTCGGGCGACTCACTATTGCATCGAATCAATCATTACACCTATATGGCACCCCTGGTCAACTGCGGTTTGACTTTATGTGGGATATTCTGATTGCCAAAGCGCATGCTTACATTCTGCTAGTAGATGCCCATCGTCCAGACCAAATACGATTTGGACGGCGGATTCTTAACTTTGTCAACCAACAAGTGCAACTACCACACATTATTGGTCTGACACACACAGATTGCGCGGACGCCTGGGATGCAGAAGACGTGGCTCTTGCTCTGGGATTTGTAGATGAGCACGCTCGACCGCCAATCATTTCTGTTGACGCTACTAGTAAACCTTCCGTAGCACAAGCTTTGATTGCTCTTGTTCAAGAGATAGGTAACTTCTACCCTGGTTCTAATTCGTAG
- a CDS encoding roadblock/LC7 domain-containing protein: MINVSMLQDELQNFVSGSAEVQGAILASPDGLALASVVTIGMDEERTAAMSASMLSLGERIGRELARGSVDRIVVEGEKGYGILVGCGQEAVLLVLASAAAKQGVLFLEVKRIVARITPLLA; the protein is encoded by the coding sequence ATGATTAATGTTTCAATGTTGCAAGATGAATTACAAAACTTTGTCTCTGGCAGTGCGGAGGTTCAAGGTGCAATCCTTGCCAGCCCTGATGGCTTAGCGTTAGCTTCCGTGGTTACAATAGGAATGGATGAAGAGCGTACTGCTGCTATGTCAGCCTCGATGCTTTCACTCGGAGAACGCATCGGACGCGAACTGGCTCGCGGTAGTGTTGACCGTATTGTGGTAGAAGGTGAGAAAGGTTACGGTATTTTAGTAGGCTGCGGTCAAGAAGCTGTTTTATTGGTTCTTGCTAGTGCTGCGGCTAAGCAAGGTGTTCTGTTTTTAGAAGTCAAACGGATTGTGGCTAGGATTACTCCTTTGTTAGCATAA